The Terriglobia bacterium sequence TGCACGTGACGGGCGGTTTCGCGGCTGCGAGAATTGACGAAACCGACGACGTCACATGGACAAAGATGCGCGATCTGAACCTCTCGTCAGCGTTCTACATTGCGCGGGAAGTGATCAAAGCCATGCGAAAGTCCGGTGGCGGGCGCTTGATCGCGATCGGCAGCCTTGCCGCCGTGGAGCCGCATGCTTCGCTCGGCGCCTACGCGACTTTCAAATCGGCCCTGACCATGTTGTATCGGACGATCGCGCTGGAAAATCAGGACAAGAACATAAGCGCCAACGTGATACTGCCAGGAACCATGGACACCCAGGCGAACCGGACCGCGATGCCCGACGCGGATCCGTCGAAGTGGGTGCAACCTGCCGACGTCGCAAAAGTCGCGCTATTGCTGGCTGGCGTTGAAGGCTCCCGGATCAATGGAGCGTTAATACCGGTGTCTCGATGAGGGGAAGCCCACATCTGGCGAAAGCGCAGATGTGGGCAGCGTTGGTGCGAGCTCATTGCGCTTTCTGCTTTATTACCACTGCTGTCCCGTACGCCAAAACTTCCGTTACTCCATTCATTATCTCAGTAGCATCGTAGCGCGCGCCGATAATCGCATTCGCGCCGATTTCGCTCGCATGCCGAATCATCAACTCAAAGGCCTCTAGTCGCGTCTTCTCGCACAGTTCTGAAAGGATCGTGATGTTCCCGCCCGCAAGCGTCTGCAAGCCTGCGCCAATGGTGCCGAAGATGGAGCGTGAGCGCACGGTGATTCCGCGTACGACACCAAGGTTCTTCACAATGTCATAACCGTCGATGTCGAATGCCGTGGTAACAAAATTAGGATGCACGCCGGATGCCGGCACCTGCGATGTGGCCATGGTATCCCTCCCAGGGTACAGAAAGGATACGGGAGCGGGCCCGGAAAGGACGCAACAATTAAGGGCGGCCCTGAAGGCGGTGCCTCAGGTTCAGGCCATCTTTGCGCGTTGCCCTGGTCTCGGGAGCCGCAAGAGGCCTACTTCAGTGAAGGCTGGCTGTTGAGTGCTGACTGTGCAACCTTCGCAGCCGCCCGTGTCAGGGCCTCCTGCAGCAACTTCAGATTATGCTCATCGGTAAAGTAGCTGATGATCATCATCCGGCAAACGCTCCGACCCGCGACATTGGTATGACTGATCCAGAGCTTGCCATCTCGCGTGACCTCGTCGATAAGGGCCTTATGGGCCGCTGCGAGTTCCTGCTCCGGCAAATCCAGCTTCAGGCGGAAGTTCAGGATCGTTAATTTTGGCGGGACCGCCAACTCGAAATTACTACTCTTGCGGAACCACTCGGCCATCTGTCCGGCGAGCCGCATCTGTCGATCGATCAGTTCTTCGTAAGCTTGGCGACCATGAACGCGAAGAGTCAGCCAGAGCTTCAGCGAGTTCATGCGTCGCGACCACTGCGCGCTGACCTTAAAATTGTCGATCAGATTGGGATCATCTACGCGCGGCATATAGGGCGTGACCACGGCAAACGCCCGTTCTAGCATCTCGGGCCGTGAAGTCAGCACGACACCCGCTGCGAATGGCATTGAAAGCCACTTGTGCGGATCGATGGTGATCGAGTCAGCCAGTTCGATGCCACGCACAAGGTCGCGATGCTTGTCACTGAAGATCGCGGCCGCACCGTACGCCCCGTCCACGTGCAGCCAAAGATCGTGTTTCCTGGCGATCCTCGAGAGTGCAACGATGTCGTCCACGGCGCCGGAGTTGGTGGTGCCGGCAGTCGCGACGATGCAGAAAGGTTCTTTTCCGGCGGCGCGGTCTTCGAGAATAGCCCGCTCGAGTTGGTCCACGTCGAACATGGCGCGCTTATCCACTGCAATGCGGCGCAGTGCCTTGCGGCCGAGACCGAGCAGGCCGGCGGACTTGTCCAGCGAGTGGTGCGACTCGGAAGAGGCATAGATAATCGGCTGCGCGCCGATACTGGCAATCCCGTTCTCTACGGAGTTCGGGAAATACGCAGCTAGTGCGAGCGCCAGGGCTGTAAAATTCGCTTCATTGCCCCCGCTGGTGAAGGTTCCATCGCAGCAACGCTGGCCGTTCGCGGGATTTTCACCGGCCCCAACCTTCTTCCAGCCGACTCGCTCGGCGATCCAGCGAACCGTCTCGGCTTCGATCTTCGACGCCAGTTGTGAGCGCGCGAGCGTCGCCAGCTGCGGGTTCAATGCGGCAACCAAAGCTTCGGCGAGCACCGCGATGTAAGTCGGCGCCGGGTTCATCAGCCCGAAGTAGTTGGCGCTGGGAACGTGAAAGCCTTTATCAATGAGTTCGCTCGTGGCTTCACGCAGTACTGCCTCGGCGCTCTCACCCAATTCCGGCATCTTGTCCGTGAGCGCCCCGAAGGTCCGCTCATCCAGCGGAAGCTGCACGTTGCGATTGGGCAGGGAAGAGAAATAATCGTTGAGGGCGTCTATAAGCTGGTATCCCAGCTTGCGACGGGTCCCCGGGTCAAATTGGAAAGACATGAAGCAGTTCTCAGTTCCGGATCTCCGTTCTTCTGGTGCGGCCAAGAATCGAAGTCCATGGTTGTGGTCGCGTGGTCGCGACGGTCAATTGTTAGAGTCCCTGTGGAGCGCCTTGGACGCAAAAGCTACGCGCCGCTCTCGGATTTCAACACTTCTTCCTCTTCTTCTCCGGCCTTCCGCGGCTTCATCAGCGGGAAAAGAATGACGTCGCGAATCGAGTTCGATCCCGTCAGCAGCATCGTGATCCGATCGATCCCGATCCCTTCGCCGCCGGTTGGTGGCATTCCGAAGCTCAGGGCGCGGATGTAATCCTCGTCCATCTGGTGAGCCTCTTCGTCGCCACGCGCTCGCTCCGAGAGTTGCTGTTCGAAGCGCCTGCGCTGCTCCTCCGGATCGTTCAACTCGCTGAATGCGTTGGCGATTTCCATTCCGCCGGCGTAAAGCTCGAACCGTTCCACCCACTCTTCCGGTTCGTCGCGCTTGTTCTTGGAAAGTGGCGAGATGGCGAGCGGGAAGTCGTAAATGAACGTCGGCTGGAACAAGTGCTCCTCGGCGACGGCCTCGAAGATGTCGGCGATGACGCGGCCGTCGGGTGCGGAGACGTCGAGCGGGAAATTGATATGAGCTTGCTGAAGCGCACGACCAAAGTTCACGAGTTTGTCGTGACTCGCGAAATCGTCCATGGAGGGCTTAGGGCCGGCGCTTTCCGGCCAGAATTCGCGGATGGCTTCGCGCATGCTCAGGCGGCGGAACTTGCTCCAATCGACCTCCTGTCCCTGGAAACTCGCGACGGGCATACCGTTAACCTCGATCGCGACAGTCTTCAGCAGCTCTTCGGTGAAATCCATCAGGTCGTGATAGTCGGCGTACGCCCAGTAGAACTCGAGCATAGTGAACTCGGGGTTGTGCTGAGTCGAGATGCCTTCGTTGCGGAAGTTGCGATTGATCTCGTAAACGCGGTCAAGGCCCCCGACGGTAAGTCGCTTGAGGTAAAGTTCGGGCGCGATGCGAAGGTAGAGATCGATGTCCAGCGTGTTGTGATGCGTCACAAACGGCCGCGCTGCGGCGCCACCATATAGGGGCTGCATCATCGGCGTTTCGACTTCGATGAAACCGCGGGTGTCGAAGAAGTTGCGGATCGCACGAACGATCCTGGCGCGTTTCTCGAAGACTGCGCGCACCTCCGGGTTCATGATCAGATCGACATAACGCTGGCGATACCGCAGTTCGACATCCTGCAGGCCGTGCCACTTTTCCGGCAGCGGCAGTAGATCCTTGGCAAGGAACGTGATCTCTTTAACATGAACCGTAAGTTCGCCTGTTCGCGTACGAAAGAGGTACCCTTCGACGCCGATGTGGTCGCCGTTGTCGAGTAGTTGCTTGAACAGTTCGAATCCCTTTTCACCAACATCGTCTTTCCTGACGTAGATCTGCAAGCGCTCGCCGCCCTGCTGCAAATGGGCAAACCCAGCCTTTCCCATTAGACGTGGGGTCATCATCCGGCCCGCAACGCGCACGTTTACCCGGTCGGCCTCGAGTTGCTCTCCGTTGCTGGCGGAGTACTTCTCGACGATCTCGGGGACGGTGTGCGTATAGGTGAACTTGTAGGGGTAGGCCGGCTGGCCCAGCGCTTCAATCTTCTTCAGCTTCTCTTTGCGTATGGCGTAAATATCGTCGGCTAAGGACAAGAGGGACCTCGTATGGGGAACGGTCGATTATAAAGGACGGGAAAACCTACTCACCACAGAGACACTGAGGCGCAGAGAATTTCAGGCGAAAACCAAAATGGGAAGATACGCAGCAGCGATGTTGAAAAGCTGTGCAGTGCGGTCGCCAGACGAATGAGAATAGGTGCATGTCTTGGGCTGGTCTGAATGTCGTGGGACGAGAGAGATCCTCTCACCTATGAGGTAATTGGGGCTGCGATTTGAGGTTCATAGGGCACTGGGCCCGGGGTTGATGGAATCCGCCTACGAGGAATGCCTCTGTCATGAATTGTTCTTGCGGTCACTGTCATTCAAGCGTCAGGTTCCGATTCCTTTAGTCTACAAAGAAATTCATCTCGAGTGCGCGTACTACGCTGACATTGTTGTGGCTGAAAGTCTTGTGCCAACTGAAGGCTGTGGAAAGCATTGCCAAAATTCACGAGGCACAACTGCTGACCTACATGAAACTGCTCGGTCTCAAGAAAGGTTTACTCGTAAACTTCCACTCCCCGGTACTCAAGGACGGCATAGTACCCGGGTAACTTTAGGCTTTTAAGAATCCAGTCCCTCTGTGCCTCTGTGTCTCTGTGGTGCATGGGTTTTAGTGACCTAAATCACAGACCCCCCGTTCACTCTCTTTGTATCGTTGAACTCGGCCGGTTTGGGGCGTAGTATGCCCCTTTCTGGCGGAAGGCAGCTGTCTTTCTCGGCAGTTAGACCGCTTCTGCAGTTGGGAGAAACGAGGGTCATGCCCCAGAATTATGTCCCCATCTTCATATTTGCCCTGGTCGCGTTCCTGGTGGGCGCCGGGACCGTCGCGCTTTTTGCGCTGGTTCGGCCGCGCCAGCCCGACAAGATCAAGTTAATGCCGTACGAATGCGGCATTGACCCATTCGACCAGGCGCGCAAGCGCTACACCATTCGCTTCTACATCGTCGCCATCCTGTTTGTTGTGTTCGACGTGGAAACGATTTTCCTGTTCCCTTGGGCCGTCCAGTACAAGGCGCTCGGCGTCTTCGGCTTTGTCGAAATGCTGATCTTCCTGGGAATCCTGATCGTCGGGTACGTGTGGATCTGGAAGAAGGGCGCTCTGGAATGGGTCTAGCCGCTGCCCATCGCAGTGTGATCAAGATCACTAAGCAATGTGAGTGGCGACCGTCACTGCAGGCCCTTGTGGCTGCTATAACTTAGCGTTCGGGATGATCGCTCTAACCACCCAGGAATAAGCCAGAATGGCAGACGAAACTAAACCCAGTACTCCGCCTGAAGGAACTCCCCAGGAGCCGGCAAAACCAGCTGAAGCGAAGCCTGCCGCAGAGGAAGCCAAGCCAGAGGGGGCCGCTCCCGCTGTCGCGCCGCCAAAGCCTGGCCCAGCGGCACCAAAACCCGCTGCTTCCGTCGCCGCTGCTCCGAAACCACCCGCCGCTCCACCAAAGCCCCCGGTTCCGACGCCCCAGTCACTCGATACCGAGCTAACGCGCCGCCTGAAGCAGACCTATGGCTCCGGTGTTGAGGCGTTCAGTTATGTTGGGCAGAACTATCTCGTCCTGGGCAGCGACATCGTCCACGATGTCCTGCACGTTTTGGCGCACGACGAGGGGTTCGATTACTGCGTCGATCTCACTGCGGTTCATTACCCGAAGAACGAGAGGCCGTTCGAGATCGTTTACATCCTTTATTCGTTCTCAAAGAACGAGCGCCTGCGAGTTAAGACCACGGTCGCCGAAGGCGAAGAGGTTCCGACGGTCACGGATATATGGCCTACCGCCGACTGGCTTGAGCGCGAAGTGTTCGACATGTTCGGCGTCGTCTTCGCCGGACACCCGAACCTCAAGCGCATCCTGCTTCCGGATGGCTGGAAGGGCTACCCGCTGCGCAAGGACTACTCGATCCTGCTCCAGGACAAGGAGTGGGTGCAGATCAACCTGGGAATTGAGAGCGGCCAATGAGCGATTTCTACGAAGATATTGATACCGTCGGACCGGATACCAAGACCTATCTCGATTCCGACGAACTCGTGCTCAACATGGGGCCGCAGCACCCGTCCACCCACGGCGTGCTTCGCGTCATCCTGAAGTTGGACGGCGAGAAGGTCCTCGGTACCGAGTCCATCATCGGCTACCTGCATCGCGGTGTCGAAAAGATCGCCGAGAACCGCACCTACGCGCAGTTCAATCCCTACGTCGACCGCATGGATTACGTCGCAGCCGTTTCGAACGGGCTAGGCTACTGCCTCGCAGTCGAAAAGCTGCTGAACACCGAAGCGCCGCCCCGCGCGCAGTACATTCGCGTGATCCTCACGGAATTGAATCGAATCGCCAGTCACCAGCTCTGGCTCGGCACTCACGCGCTCGACATCGGGGCGATCACTCCGTTGTTCTATACGTTCCGCGATCGGGAAGAGATCCTGAAGATCTTCGAGAAGTACTGTGGCGCGCGCCTCACGACGCACGCCTTCCGCATCGGCGGCACGCAATACGAAACGTACGAAGGTTTCGAAAAAGATTGCCTTGCGTTCTGCGACTTCGTTCTGCCGAAGATCGACGAGTACGAAACGCTGCTCTCCACCAACCGCATCTGGGTGGAGCGCACAAGGAACGTCGGCCTCATCAGCGGGAAGGACGCGATCGCTCTCGGCGTGACCGGACCAGTGCTTCGGGCGTCGGGCGTTCGCTGGGACCTTCGTAAAGCCCAGCCGTACTCGAGCTACGACAAATTCGATTTCGAGATTCCCATCGGCCTGAATGGTGACACGTACGACCGGTACATCGTGCGCATCCAGGAGATGCGGCAGTCGGTACGCATCATCCGCCAGGCCGTCGAGAACCTTCCGACCGGCCCGATCATGGCGAAGATTCCGAAGGTTTTGAAGCCTCCGGTCGGCGAGATTTACCACTCTATCGAGGCGCCTAAGGGCGAACTCGGTTACTTCATCGTCAGTGACGGCTCCACGCAGCCTTATCGAATTCGCGTGCGGCCGCCATCCTTCGTCAATCTCCAGGCGCTCGACCTGATGGTGCGCGGCATGTTGGTTGCCGACGTCGTCGCCGTCATCGGAACGCTCGACATCGTCCTGGGAGAGGTGGACCGGTAATGGGCGCCTTTCTGAACTATCTGCACTCTAACGTGACCCCCGGCGAAGCAGGGAACTACATCTGGGCCACCATCTACATCCTGGTGATCTTCCTTGCCGTTTCCATCGCCGTCATCGCGATGAACTGGCTGGAGCGGAAGATCCTTGCGCATATGCAGATCCGCCTCGGGCCCATGCGAGTCGGACCGCACGGCCTTCTGCAGCCCTTCGCCGATGCCCTGAAGCTCCTGATTAAGGAAGACATCATCCCCGATGAGGCCGACAAGGTAGTCTTCTGGTTCGCGCCAGTTGCGGTGATGATGACGGCATTCACAACCTATCTCGTCATTCCGTTCGGCCGCACCCACGCCGTCACCGACATGAATATCGGCGTGCTGTTCATGCTGGGCGTTTCGTCCCTCGGCGTCCTCGGCATCATCATGGCCGGATGGTCTTCGAACTCGCACTATCCCCTGATGGGCTCGCTGCGCAGTTCGGCGCAGATGGTGAGTTACGAAGTGGCGATGGGTCTGGCGATCATCTCGGCGGTCATGATGACGAGTTTCAACGCAACCGGCGTCGGCACGTTGAGCATGCTCGGCATCGTCGAGGCGCAGCAGGCCCAGCACACCTGGTTCATCTTCAGCATGTTCCCGTTGGGGTTCGTCGCGTTCGCGGTCTTCGCCATTGCCATGGTTGCCGAGACCAACCGTGCACCGTTCGATCTGCCGGAAGCCGAATCGGAACTCGTCGCCGGGTTCCACACTGAGTACTCGGGCTTTCGCTGGTCTCTCTTCTTCCTGGCGGAATACGCGGCGATGATCGCCGTCAGCTCGATCGCTGTTACGCTCTGGCTCGGCGGATGGCTGCGGCCTTTCCCCAACTGGCTGCCCGGCCGTTCGTGGGACATCGCCTTCGGCCTCTTTCCGGCACTGACTTTCCTGATCCTCGCGGGCATGTGTTTTCTCGGCACCATTCGCATGCCGCGGATTCCACAGTTCAAAATTCAAACGCTCGGCCTCGCGGCTTTCGGCGCCCTGCTCGGTTTGATAGGGATCGTACTGCTCATCCCGGGCGTTCGCGACCGCGTGCTCGACATGTACTGGTTCTCGATCAAGGTCGCGTTCTTCATGTACCTCTACATCTGGTATCGCGGAACATTCCCGCGGTACCGCTTCGACCAGCTTATGAAGGTCGGCTGGAAGGTTCTGCTGCCGATCTCGCTGGCCGTGGTGATTCTGGTTGCGCTGGTGGGTCTGTTTACGCCGGCGACCCAAAGCGTTCTGGGGGTGTTGCGGTGAGTATCGCTCCTCTGCTTCGCAAGGTTTTTCTCGTCGACCTCATTAAGGGACTCTCGGTGACATTCCGTTACCAGCATCCGGACGAGGTCATCACCGAGCAGTATCCGCTGGAGCGTCCTGAGATTGCCGAACGCTATCGTGGCCAGCCGCGCATGAACGTCAATCCGGACACCGGCGAGACGCTGTGCATTGCCTGCGAGCTTTGCGCGCTGGCTTGCCCGGAAAAGCTGATCAAGATCACCAGCGAACGCAACCCGGTCACGAAGAAAAAAGAGCTGCGGACGTTCGCGTACGACACGAGCCGTTGCATGTTCTGCGGCT is a genomic window containing:
- a CDS encoding SDR family NAD(P)-dependent oxidoreductase, yielding MKGKIVLITGANGGLGMAVTNAFLDAGATVVGVSRSIRHGDFASPNFAAYPADITQSQAARDLIAQVVGKYRRIDVLVHVTGGFAAARIDETDDVTWTKMRDLNLSSAFYIAREVIKAMRKSGGGRLIAIGSLAAVEPHASLGAYATFKSALTMLYRTIALENQDKNISANVILPGTMDTQANRTAMPDADPSKWVQPADVAKVALLLAGVEGSRINGALIPVSR
- a CDS encoding pyridoxal-dependent decarboxylase yields the protein MSFQFDPGTRRKLGYQLIDALNDYFSSLPNRNVQLPLDERTFGALTDKMPELGESAEAVLREATSELIDKGFHVPSANYFGLMNPAPTYIAVLAEALVAALNPQLATLARSQLASKIEAETVRWIAERVGWKKVGAGENPANGQRCCDGTFTSGGNEANFTALALALAAYFPNSVENGIASIGAQPIIYASSESHHSLDKSAGLLGLGRKALRRIAVDKRAMFDVDQLERAILEDRAAGKEPFCIVATAGTTNSGAVDDIVALSRIARKHDLWLHVDGAYGAAAIFSDKHRDLVRGIELADSITIDPHKWLSMPFAAGVVLTSRPEMLERAFAVVTPYMPRVDDPNLIDNFKVSAQWSRRMNSLKLWLTLRVHGRQAYEELIDRQMRLAGQMAEWFRKSSNFELAVPPKLTILNFRLKLDLPEQELAAAHKALIDEVTRDGKLWISHTNVAGRSVCRMMIISYFTDEHNLKLLQEALTRAAAKVAQSALNSQPSLK
- the nuoH gene encoding NADH-quinone oxidoreductase subunit NuoH, with the protein product MGAFLNYLHSNVTPGEAGNYIWATIYILVIFLAVSIAVIAMNWLERKILAHMQIRLGPMRVGPHGLLQPFADALKLLIKEDIIPDEADKVVFWFAPVAVMMTAFTTYLVIPFGRTHAVTDMNIGVLFMLGVSSLGVLGIIMAGWSSNSHYPLMGSLRSSAQMVSYEVAMGLAIISAVMMTSFNATGVGTLSMLGIVEAQQAQHTWFIFSMFPLGFVAFAVFAIAMVAETNRAPFDLPEAESELVAGFHTEYSGFRWSLFFLAEYAAMIAVSSIAVTLWLGGWLRPFPNWLPGRSWDIAFGLFPALTFLILAGMCFLGTIRMPRIPQFKIQTLGLAAFGALLGLIGIVLLIPGVRDRVLDMYWFSIKVAFFMYLYIWYRGTFPRYRFDQLMKVGWKVLLPISLAVVILVALVGLFTPATQSVLGVLR
- a CDS encoding NADH-quinone oxidoreductase subunit I, whose product is MSIAPLLRKVFLVDLIKGLSVTFRYQHPDEVITEQYPLERPEIAERYRGQPRMNVNPDTGETLCIACELCALACPEKLIKITSERNPVTKKKELRTFAYDTSRCMFCGLCEEACPSDALELSQDYEAALYSREGFILDRERLEKGPSPTVYSR
- the ndhC gene encoding NADH-quinone oxidoreductase subunit A, giving the protein MPQNYVPIFIFALVAFLVGAGTVALFALVRPRQPDKIKLMPYECGIDPFDQARKRYTIRFYIVAILFVVFDVETIFLFPWAVQYKALGVFGFVEMLIFLGILIVGYVWIWKKGALEWV
- a CDS encoding YbjQ family protein, producing MATSQVPASGVHPNFVTTAFDIDGYDIVKNLGVVRGITVRSRSIFGTIGAGLQTLAGGNITILSELCEKTRLEAFELMIRHASEIGANAIIGARYDATEIMNGVTEVLAYGTAVVIKQKAQ
- a CDS encoding NADH-quinone oxidoreductase subunit D; translation: MSDFYEDIDTVGPDTKTYLDSDELVLNMGPQHPSTHGVLRVILKLDGEKVLGTESIIGYLHRGVEKIAENRTYAQFNPYVDRMDYVAAVSNGLGYCLAVEKLLNTEAPPRAQYIRVILTELNRIASHQLWLGTHALDIGAITPLFYTFRDREEILKIFEKYCGARLTTHAFRIGGTQYETYEGFEKDCLAFCDFVLPKIDEYETLLSTNRIWVERTRNVGLISGKDAIALGVTGPVLRASGVRWDLRKAQPYSSYDKFDFEIPIGLNGDTYDRYIVRIQEMRQSVRIIRQAVENLPTGPIMAKIPKVLKPPVGEIYHSIEAPKGELGYFIVSDGSTQPYRIRVRPPSFVNLQALDLMVRGMLVADVVAVIGTLDIVLGEVDR
- a CDS encoding NADH-quinone oxidoreductase subunit C translates to MADETKPSTPPEGTPQEPAKPAEAKPAAEEAKPEGAAPAVAPPKPGPAAPKPAASVAAAPKPPAAPPKPPVPTPQSLDTELTRRLKQTYGSGVEAFSYVGQNYLVLGSDIVHDVLHVLAHDEGFDYCVDLTAVHYPKNERPFEIVYILYSFSKNERLRVKTTVAEGEEVPTVTDIWPTADWLEREVFDMFGVVFAGHPNLKRILLPDGWKGYPLRKDYSILLQDKEWVQINLGIESGQ
- the lysS gene encoding lysine--tRNA ligase, whose product is MSLADDIYAIRKEKLKKIEALGQPAYPYKFTYTHTVPEIVEKYSASNGEQLEADRVNVRVAGRMMTPRLMGKAGFAHLQQGGERLQIYVRKDDVGEKGFELFKQLLDNGDHIGVEGYLFRTRTGELTVHVKEITFLAKDLLPLPEKWHGLQDVELRYRQRYVDLIMNPEVRAVFEKRARIVRAIRNFFDTRGFIEVETPMMQPLYGGAAARPFVTHHNTLDIDLYLRIAPELYLKRLTVGGLDRVYEINRNFRNEGISTQHNPEFTMLEFYWAYADYHDLMDFTEELLKTVAIEVNGMPVASFQGQEVDWSKFRRLSMREAIREFWPESAGPKPSMDDFASHDKLVNFGRALQQAHINFPLDVSAPDGRVIADIFEAVAEEHLFQPTFIYDFPLAISPLSKNKRDEPEEWVERFELYAGGMEIANAFSELNDPEEQRRRFEQQLSERARGDEEAHQMDEDYIRALSFGMPPTGGEGIGIDRITMLLTGSNSIRDVILFPLMKPRKAGEEEEEVLKSESGA